From one Humulus lupulus chromosome 8, drHumLupu1.1, whole genome shotgun sequence genomic stretch:
- the LOC133798352 gene encoding uncharacterized protein LOC133798352 isoform X3 — protein sequence MMRDVLWASIQAQYDLHDDWQKKMCFEMMAELWRAGKSRLVKDIINAKNESERLALKLDCIKSDVEWRAFVAKKISKEHLDIRAKCQERRKKVVPHTLSRRGYAQTIDDMKENEDGKISRIDAFRRAHTKKNGEPVNPTTSDIFLSISHLIFVNFYLFSIMHTLVLLIYMPGSLNEILLEDPKSGTTDNADEDALTKLFGNPKSGRLIGQGRGVARSKLTVVNMCNSKISKLEEEQHNMKLEMTEMMNLLKEHLVVGGKVTPSEGQSRNVPQSNNIQSPKSIALEKIHNFTEGKNAC from the exons ATGatgagagatgttctttgggcatctattcag gcacaatatgacttacatgatgattggcaaaaaaagatgtgctttgaaatgatggcagaactatggagagctgggaaatctagacttgtaaaggatattatcaatgcaaaaaatgagagtgaacgactagccttaaagctggattgcataaaaagtgatgtagaatggagagcatttgttgccaaaaaaattagtaaagaacatttg gatataagggccaaatgccaagagagaagaaagaaagttgttccacacaccttaagtcgaagaggatatgctcaAACAATTgatgatatg aaagaaaatgaggatggtaaaatatctagaatcgatgcttttcggagagcccataccaagaagaatggtgaacctgtaaacccaacgacatctgatatttttttgagtattagtcatttaatttttgtgaatttttacttattttccataatgcatacattagttcTACTAATTTATATGCCgggttcattgaatgagattctccttgaagacccaaaatctggaactacagacaacgctgatgaggatgccttgacaaaattgtttggtaacccaaaatctggtcgTTTAATCGGACAAGGAAGAGGCGTAGCAAGgtcaaaactaactgttgttaatatgtgtaatagcaagatctccaagttagaagaagagcaacataatatgaagctcgaaatgactgaaatgatgaatctacttaaagaacacttggtg gttggtggtaaagtgacaccaagcgaaggacagtctcgcaatgtaccgcagtcaaacaatattcagtcccctaag agtattgcactagaaaaaatacataactttacagaagggaagaatgcttgctaa
- the LOC133798352 gene encoding uncharacterized protein LOC133798352 isoform X5: MMRDVLWASIQAQYDLHDDWQKKMCFEMMAELWRAGKSRLVKDIINAKNESERLALKLDCIKSDVEWRAFVAKKISKEHLDIRAKCQERRKKVVPHTLSRRGYAQTIDDMKKENEDGKISRIDAFRRAHTKKNGEPVNPTTSDIFLSISHLIFVNFYLFSIMHTLVLLIYMPGSLNEILLEDPKSGTTDNADEDALTKLFGNPKSGRLIGQGRGVARSKLTVVNMCNSKISKLEEEQHNMKLEMTEMMNLLKEHLVGGKVTPSEGQSRNVPQSNNIQSPKMQLLLKVVRILVIQR, translated from the exons ATGatgagagatgttctttgggcatctattcag gcacaatatgacttacatgatgattggcaaaaaaagatgtgctttgaaatgatggcagaactatggagagctgggaaatctagacttgtaaaggatattatcaatgcaaaaaatgagagtgaacgactagccttaaagctggattgcataaaaagtgatgtagaatggagagcatttgttgccaaaaaaattagtaaagaacatttg gatataagggccaaatgccaagagagaagaaagaaagttgttccacacaccttaagtcgaagaggatatgctcaAACAATTgatgatatg aagaaagaaaatgaggatggtaaaatatctagaatcgatgcttttcggagagcccataccaagaagaatggtgaacctgtaaacccaacgacatctgatatttttttgagtattagtcatttaatttttgtgaatttttacttattttccataatgcatacattagttcTACTAATTTATATGCCgggttcattgaatgagattctccttgaagacccaaaatctggaactacagacaacgctgatgaggatgccttgacaaaattgtttggtaacccaaaatctggtcgTTTAATCGGACAAGGAAGAGGCGTAGCAAGgtcaaaactaactgttgttaatatgtgtaatagcaagatctccaagttagaagaagagcaacataatatgaagctcgaaatgactgaaatgatgaatctacttaaagaacacttg gttggtggtaaagtgacaccaagcgaaggacagtctcgcaatgtaccgcagtcaaacaatattcagtcccctaag atgcaattgttgctgaaggtcgttaggattctagtgatccaaagataa
- the LOC133798352 gene encoding uncharacterized protein LOC133798352 isoform X7, protein MMRDVLWASIQAQYDLHDDWQKKMCFEMMAELWRAGKSRLVKDIINAKNESERLALKLDCIKSDVEWRAFVAKKISKEHLDIRAKCQERRKKVVPHTLSRRGYAQTIDDMILLEDPKSGTTDNADEDALTKLFGNPKSGRLIGQGRGVARSKLTVVNMCNSKISKLEEEQHNMKLEMTEMMNLLKEHLVVGGKVTPSEGQSRNVPQSNNIQSPKSIALEKIHNFTEGKNAC, encoded by the exons ATGatgagagatgttctttgggcatctattcag gcacaatatgacttacatgatgattggcaaaaaaagatgtgctttgaaatgatggcagaactatggagagctgggaaatctagacttgtaaaggatattatcaatgcaaaaaatgagagtgaacgactagccttaaagctggattgcataaaaagtgatgtagaatggagagcatttgttgccaaaaaaattagtaaagaacatttg gatataagggccaaatgccaagagagaagaaagaaagttgttccacacaccttaagtcgaagaggatatgctcaAACAATTgatgatatg attctccttgaagacccaaaatctggaactacagacaacgctgatgaggatgccttgacaaaattgtttggtaacccaaaatctggtcgTTTAATCGGACAAGGAAGAGGCGTAGCAAGgtcaaaactaactgttgttaatatgtgtaatagcaagatctccaagttagaagaagagcaacataatatgaagctcgaaatgactgaaatgatgaatctacttaaagaacacttggtg gttggtggtaaagtgacaccaagcgaaggacagtctcgcaatgtaccgcagtcaaacaatattcagtcccctaag agtattgcactagaaaaaatacataactttacagaagggaagaatgcttgctaa
- the LOC133798352 gene encoding uncharacterized protein LOC133798352 isoform X2 → MMRDVLWASIQAQYDLHDDWQKKMCFEMMAELWRAGKSRLVKDIINAKNESERLALKLDCIKSDVEWRAFVAKKISKEHLDIRAKCQERRKKVVPHTLSRRGYAQTIDDMKKENEDGKISRIDAFRRAHTKKNGEPVNPTTSDIFLSISHLIFVNFYLFSIMHTLVLLIYMPGSLNEILLEDPKSGTTDNADEDALTKLFGNPKSGRLIGQGRGVARSKLTVVNMCNSKISKLEEEQHNMKLEMTEMMNLLKEHLVGGKVTPSEGQSRNVPQSNNIQSPKSIALEKIHNFTEGKNAC, encoded by the exons ATGatgagagatgttctttgggcatctattcag gcacaatatgacttacatgatgattggcaaaaaaagatgtgctttgaaatgatggcagaactatggagagctgggaaatctagacttgtaaaggatattatcaatgcaaaaaatgagagtgaacgactagccttaaagctggattgcataaaaagtgatgtagaatggagagcatttgttgccaaaaaaattagtaaagaacatttg gatataagggccaaatgccaagagagaagaaagaaagttgttccacacaccttaagtcgaagaggatatgctcaAACAATTgatgatatg aagaaagaaaatgaggatggtaaaatatctagaatcgatgcttttcggagagcccataccaagaagaatggtgaacctgtaaacccaacgacatctgatatttttttgagtattagtcatttaatttttgtgaatttttacttattttccataatgcatacattagttcTACTAATTTATATGCCgggttcattgaatgagattctccttgaagacccaaaatctggaactacagacaacgctgatgaggatgccttgacaaaattgtttggtaacccaaaatctggtcgTTTAATCGGACAAGGAAGAGGCGTAGCAAGgtcaaaactaactgttgttaatatgtgtaatagcaagatctccaagttagaagaagagcaacataatatgaagctcgaaatgactgaaatgatgaatctacttaaagaacacttg gttggtggtaaagtgacaccaagcgaaggacagtctcgcaatgtaccgcagtcaaacaatattcagtcccctaag agtattgcactagaaaaaatacataactttacagaagggaagaatgcttgctaa
- the LOC133798352 gene encoding uncharacterized protein LOC133798352 isoform X6, which produces MMRDVLWASIQAQYDLHDDWQKKMCFEMMAELWRAGKSRLVKDIINAKNESERLALKLDCIKSDVEWRAFVAKKISKEHLDIRAKCQERRKKVVPHTLSRRGYAQTIDDMKKENEDGKISRIDAFRRAHTKKNGEPILLEDPKSGTTDNADEDALTKLFGNPKSGRLIGQGRGVARSKLTVVNMCNSKISKLEEEQHNMKLEMTEMMNLLKEHLVVGGKVTPSEGQSRNVPQSNNIQSPKSIALEKIHNFTEGKNAC; this is translated from the exons ATGatgagagatgttctttgggcatctattcag gcacaatatgacttacatgatgattggcaaaaaaagatgtgctttgaaatgatggcagaactatggagagctgggaaatctagacttgtaaaggatattatcaatgcaaaaaatgagagtgaacgactagccttaaagctggattgcataaaaagtgatgtagaatggagagcatttgttgccaaaaaaattagtaaagaacatttg gatataagggccaaatgccaagagagaagaaagaaagttgttccacacaccttaagtcgaagaggatatgctcaAACAATTgatgatatg aagaaagaaaatgaggatggtaaaatatctagaatcgatgcttttcggagagcccataccaagaagaatggtgaacct attctccttgaagacccaaaatctggaactacagacaacgctgatgaggatgccttgacaaaattgtttggtaacccaaaatctggtcgTTTAATCGGACAAGGAAGAGGCGTAGCAAGgtcaaaactaactgttgttaatatgtgtaatagcaagatctccaagttagaagaagagcaacataatatgaagctcgaaatgactgaaatgatgaatctacttaaagaacacttggtg gttggtggtaaagtgacaccaagcgaaggacagtctcgcaatgtaccgcagtcaaacaatattcagtcccctaag agtattgcactagaaaaaatacataactttacagaagggaagaatgcttgctaa
- the LOC133798352 gene encoding uncharacterized protein LOC133798352 isoform X4, giving the protein MMRDVLWASIQAQYDLHDDWQKKMCFEMMAELWRAGKSRLVKDIINAKNESERLALKLDCIKSDVEWRAFVAKKISKEHLDIRAKCQERRKKVVPHTLSRRGYAQTIDDMKKENEDGKISRIDAFRRAHTKKNGEPVNPTTSDIFLSISHLIFVNFYLFSIMHTLVLLIYMPGSLNEILLEDPKSGTTDNADEDALTKLFGNPKSGRLIGQGRGVARSKLTVVNMCNSKISKLEEEQHNMKLEMTEMMNLLKEHLVVGGKVTPSEGQSRNVPQSNNIQSPKMQLLLKVVRILVIQR; this is encoded by the exons ATGatgagagatgttctttgggcatctattcag gcacaatatgacttacatgatgattggcaaaaaaagatgtgctttgaaatgatggcagaactatggagagctgggaaatctagacttgtaaaggatattatcaatgcaaaaaatgagagtgaacgactagccttaaagctggattgcataaaaagtgatgtagaatggagagcatttgttgccaaaaaaattagtaaagaacatttg gatataagggccaaatgccaagagagaagaaagaaagttgttccacacaccttaagtcgaagaggatatgctcaAACAATTgatgatatg aagaaagaaaatgaggatggtaaaatatctagaatcgatgcttttcggagagcccataccaagaagaatggtgaacctgtaaacccaacgacatctgatatttttttgagtattagtcatttaatttttgtgaatttttacttattttccataatgcatacattagttcTACTAATTTATATGCCgggttcattgaatgagattctccttgaagacccaaaatctggaactacagacaacgctgatgaggatgccttgacaaaattgtttggtaacccaaaatctggtcgTTTAATCGGACAAGGAAGAGGCGTAGCAAGgtcaaaactaactgttgttaatatgtgtaatagcaagatctccaagttagaagaagagcaacataatatgaagctcgaaatgactgaaatgatgaatctacttaaagaacacttggtg gttggtggtaaagtgacaccaagcgaaggacagtctcgcaatgtaccgcagtcaaacaatattcagtcccctaag atgcaattgttgctgaaggtcgttaggattctagtgatccaaagataa
- the LOC133798352 gene encoding uncharacterized protein LOC133798352 isoform X1, whose amino-acid sequence MMRDVLWASIQAQYDLHDDWQKKMCFEMMAELWRAGKSRLVKDIINAKNESERLALKLDCIKSDVEWRAFVAKKISKEHLDIRAKCQERRKKVVPHTLSRRGYAQTIDDMKKENEDGKISRIDAFRRAHTKKNGEPVNPTTSDIFLSISHLIFVNFYLFSIMHTLVLLIYMPGSLNEILLEDPKSGTTDNADEDALTKLFGNPKSGRLIGQGRGVARSKLTVVNMCNSKISKLEEEQHNMKLEMTEMMNLLKEHLVVGGKVTPSEGQSRNVPQSNNIQSPKSIALEKIHNFTEGKNAC is encoded by the exons ATGatgagagatgttctttgggcatctattcag gcacaatatgacttacatgatgattggcaaaaaaagatgtgctttgaaatgatggcagaactatggagagctgggaaatctagacttgtaaaggatattatcaatgcaaaaaatgagagtgaacgactagccttaaagctggattgcataaaaagtgatgtagaatggagagcatttgttgccaaaaaaattagtaaagaacatttg gatataagggccaaatgccaagagagaagaaagaaagttgttccacacaccttaagtcgaagaggatatgctcaAACAATTgatgatatg aagaaagaaaatgaggatggtaaaatatctagaatcgatgcttttcggagagcccataccaagaagaatggtgaacctgtaaacccaacgacatctgatatttttttgagtattagtcatttaatttttgtgaatttttacttattttccataatgcatacattagttcTACTAATTTATATGCCgggttcattgaatgagattctccttgaagacccaaaatctggaactacagacaacgctgatgaggatgccttgacaaaattgtttggtaacccaaaatctggtcgTTTAATCGGACAAGGAAGAGGCGTAGCAAGgtcaaaactaactgttgttaatatgtgtaatagcaagatctccaagttagaagaagagcaacataatatgaagctcgaaatgactgaaatgatgaatctacttaaagaacacttggtg gttggtggtaaagtgacaccaagcgaaggacagtctcgcaatgtaccgcagtcaaacaatattcagtcccctaag agtattgcactagaaaaaatacataactttacagaagggaagaatgcttgctaa